NNNNNNNNNNNNNNNNNNNNNNNNNNNNNNNNNNNNNNNNNNNNNNNNNNNNNNNNNNNNNNNNNNNNNNNNNNNNNNNNNNNNNNNNNNNNNNNNNNNNNNNNNNNNNNNNNNNNNNNNNNNNNNNNNNNNNNNNNNNNNNNNNNNNNNNNNNNNNNNNNNNNNNNNNNNNNNNNNNNNNNNNNNNNNNNNNNNNNNNNNNNNNNNNNNNNNNNNNNNNNNNNNNNNNNNNNNNNNNNNNNNNNNNNNNNNNNNNNNNNNNNNNNNNNNNNNNNNNNNNNNNNNNNNNNNNNNNNNNNNNNNNNNNNNNNNNNNNNNNNNNNNNNNNNNNNNNNNNNNNNNNNNNNNNNNNNNNNNNNNNNNNNNNNNNNNNNNNNNNNNNNNNNNNNNNNNNNNNNNNNNNNNNNNNNNNNNNNNNNNNNNNNNNNNNNNNNNNNNNNNNNNNNNNNNNNNNNNNNNNNNNNNNNNNNNNNNNNNNNNNNNNNNNNNNNNNNNNNNNNNNNNNNNNNNNNNNNNNNNNNNNNNNNNNNNNNNNNNNNNNNNNNNNNNNNNNNNNNNNNNNNNNNNNNNNNNNNNNNNNNNNNNNNNNNNNNNNNNNNNNNNNNNNNNNNNNNNNNNNNNNNNNNNNNNNNNNNNNNNNNNNNNNNNNNNNNNNNNNNNNNNNNNNNNNNNNNNNNNNNNNNNNNNNNNNNNNNNNNNNNNNNNNNNNNNNNNNNNNNNNNNNNNNNNNNNNNNNNNNNNNNNNNNNNNNNNNNNNNNNNNNNNNNNNNNNNNNNNNNNNNNNNNNNNNNNNNNNNNNNNNNNNNNNNNNNNNNNNNNNNNNNNNNNNNNNNNNNNNNNNNNNNNNNNNNNNNNNNNNNNNNNNNNNNNNNNNNNNNNNNNNNNNNNNNNNNNNNNNNNNNNNNNNNNNNNNNNNNNNNNNNNNNNNNNNNNNNNNNNNNNNNNNNNNNNNNNNNNNNNNNNNNNNNNNNNNNNNNNNNNNNNNNNNNNNNNNNNNNNNNNNNNNNNNNNNNNNNNNNNNNNNNNNNNNNNNNNNNNNNNNNNNNNNNNNNNNNNNNNNNNNNNNNNNNNNNNNNNNNNNNNNNNNNNNNNNNNNNNNNNNNNNNNNNNNNNNNNNNNNNNNNNNNNNNNNNNNNNNNNNNNNNNNNNNNNNNNNNNNNNNNNNNNNNNNNNNNNNNNNNNNNNNNNNNNNNNNNNNNNNNNNNNNNNNNNNNNNNNNNNNNNNNNNNNNNNNNNNNNNNNNNNNNNNNNNNNNNNNNNNNNNNNNNNNNNNNNNNNNNNNNNNNNNNNNNNNNNNNNNNNNNNNNNNNNNNNNNNNNNNNNNNNNNNNNNNNNNNNNNNNNNNNNNNNNNNNNNNNNNNNNNNNNNNNNNNNNNNNNNNNNNNNNNNNNNNNNNNNNNNNNNNNNNNNNNNNNNNNNNNNNNNNNNNNNNNNNNNNNNNNNNNNNNNNNNNNNNNNNNNNNNNNNNNNNNNNNNNNNNNNNNNNNNNNNNNNNNNNNNNNNNNNNNNNNNNNNNNNNNNNNNNNNNNNNNNNNNNNNNNNNNNNNNNNNNNNNNNNNNNNNNNNNNNNNNNNNNNNNNNNNNNNNNNNNNNNNNNNNNNNNNNNNNNNNNNNNNNNNNNNNNNNNNNNNNNNNNNNNNNNNNNNNNNNNNNNNNNNNNNNNNNNNNNNNNNNNNNNNNNNNNNNNNNNNNNNNNNNNNNNNNNNNNNNNNNNNNNNNNNNNNNNNNNNNNNNNNNNNNNNNNNNNNNNNNNNNNNNNNNNNNNNNNNNNNNNNNNNNNNNNNNNNNNNNNNNNNNNNNNNNNNNNNNNNNNNNNNNNNNNNNNNNNNNNNNNNNNNNNNNNNNNNNNNNNNNNNNNNNNNNNNNNNNNNNNNNNNNNNNNNNNNNNNNNNNNNNNNNNNNNNNNNNNNNNNNNNNNNNNNNNNNNNNNNNNNNNNNNNNNNNNNNNNNNNNNNNNNNNNNNNNNNNNNNNNNNNNNNNNNNNNNNNNNNNNNNNNNNNNNNNNNNNNNNNNNNNNNNNNNNNNNNNNNNNNNNNNNNNNNNNNNNNNNNNNNNNNNNNNNNNNNNNNNNNNNNNNNNNNNNNNNNNNNNNNNNNNNNNNNNNNNNNNNNNNNNNNNNNNNNNNNNNNNNNNNNNNNNNNNNNNNNNNNNNNNNNNNNNNNNNNNNNNNNNNNNNNNNNNNNNNNNNNNNNNNNNNNNNNNNNNNNNNNNNNNNNNNNNNNNNNNNNNNNNNNNNNNNNNNNNNNNNNNNNNNNNNNNNNNNNNNNNNNNNNNNNNNNNNNNNNNNNNNNNNNNNNNNNNNNNNNNNNNNNNNNNNNNNNNNNNNNNNNNNNNNNNNNNNNNNNNNNNNNNNNNNNNNNNNNNNNNNNNNNNNNNNNNNNNNNNNNNNNNNNNNNNNNNNNNNNNNNNNNNNNNNNNNNNNNNNNNNNNNNNNNNNNNNNNNNNNNNNNNNNNNNNNNNNNNNNNNNNNNNNNNNNNNNNNNNNNNNNNNNNNNNNNNNNNNNNNNNNNNNNNNNNNNNNNNNNNNNNNNNNNNNNNNNNNNNNNNNNNNNNNNNNNNNNNNNNNNNNNNNNNNNNNNNNNNNNNNNNNNNNNNNNNNNNNNNNNNNNNNNNNNNNNNNNNNNNNNNNNNNNNNNNNNNNNNNNNNNNNNNNNNNNNNNNNNNNNNNNNNNNNNNNNNNNNNNNNNNNNNNNNNNNNNNNNNNNNNNNNNNNNNNNNNNNNNNNNNNNNNNNNNNNNNNNNNNNNNNNNNNNNNNNNNNNNNNNNNNNNNNNNNNNNNNNNNNNNNNNNNNNNNNNNNNNNNNNNNNNNNNNNNNNNNNNNNNNNNNNNNNNNNNNNNNNNNNNNNNNNNNNNNNNNNNNNNNNNNNNNNNNNNNNNNNNNNNNNNNNNNNNNNNNNNNNNNNNNNNNNNNNNNNNNNNNNNNNNNNNNNNNNNNNNNNNNNNNNNNNNNNNNNNNNNNNNNNNNNNNNNNNNNNNNNNNNNNNNNNNNNNNNNNNNNNNNNNNNNNNNNNNNNNNNNNNNNNNNNNNNNNNNNNNNNNNNNNNNNNNNNNNNNNNNNNNNNNNNNNNNNNNNNNNNNNNNNNNNNNNNNNNNNNNNNNNNNNNNNNNNNNNNNNNNNNNNNNNNNNNNNNNNNNNNNNNNNNNNNNNNNNNNNNNNNNNNNNNNNNNNNNNNNNNNNNNNNNNNNNNNNNNNNNNNNNNNNNNNNNNNNNNNNNNNNNNNNNNNNNNNNNNNNNNNNNNNNNNNNNNNNNNNNNNNNNNNNNNNNNNNNNNNNNNNNNNNNNNNNNNNNNNNNNNNNNNNNNNNNNNNNNNNNNNNNNNNNNNNNNNNNNNNNNNNNNNNNNNNNNNNNNNNNNNNNNNNNNNNNNNNNNNNNNNNNNNNNNNNNNNNNNNNNNNNNNNNNNNNNNNNNNNNNNNNNNNNNNNNNNNNNNNNNNNNNNNNNNNNNNNNNNNNNNNNNNNNNNNNNNNNNNNNNNNNNNNNNNNNNNNNNNNNNNNNNNNNNNNNNNNNNNNNNNNNNNNNNNNNNNNNNNNNNNNNNNNNNNNNNNNNNNNNNNNNNNNNNNNNNNNNNNNNNNNNNNNNNNNNNNNNNNNNNNNNNNNNNNNNNNNNNNNNNNNNNNNNNNNNNNNNNNNNNNNNNNNNNNNNNNNNNNNNNNNNNNNNNNNNNNNNNNNNNNNNNNNNNNNNNNNNNNNNNNNNNNNNNNNNNNNNNNNNNNNNNNNNNNNNNNNNNNNNNNNNNNNNNNNNNNNNNNNNNNNNNNNNNNNNNNNNNNNNNNNNNNNNNNNNNNNNNNNNNNNNNNNNNNNNNNNNNNNNNNNNNNNNNNNNNNNNNNNNNNNNNNNNNNNNNNNNNNNNNNNNNNNNNNNNNNNNNNNNNNNNNNNNNNNNNNNNNNNNNNNNNNNNNNNNNNNNNNNNNNNNNNNNNNNNNNNNNNNNNNNNNNNNNNNNNNNNNNNNNNNNNNNNNNNNNNNNNNNNNNNNNNNNNNNNNNNNNNNAAGCCCGACGGAGAGTTTGTTGTGGAGGCCGTTATGAGCGAGGGGAAAGTCGTCGGTGAGATGAGTCTTACCTACAGTTTGCCGCGCCGCAGATCAGTCCGAGCGAGGAAGCACACAGACATCTTTGCTCTGAACAGAAGGGTAAAAACGGCTCGATGAAATTCTTGATTATCAAAAGCTGTTGCTAACTTTTAACAATTGATTATGCCATTTACGACCGATGAAAGTAACATCTGAATCCTAAGTTTGGACAGGTCATTGCGGTAGACCAAAGGCAAAGTCGAATTCGACAGCCTTCTTGTCTTGACCATGCTCGCAATTTACATTCCAGGATCTCATGGATCTATTGGAAGATTTCCCAACGGTAAAACGAGAGATCGAACAACGCTCCATCATCATGTTCGGACACCTGGGTGCTCCACGTCTTAAAGATAAGGAGCGTCGCTCTAGCGGCTCCCTCTCAGCACGCAAGTCGTCTGGTCTGATGCCGGTAAACTCTAGCGCGCAAGCGATCAACCGAGCAAGATCTCCAGGGGCGAATGCTAAACACACCCTGGACATGGCGCTAGGAATGTAAATATTAGGAACGAGACTGTTCAAATGGCATAGAATGTCATGCTAATATAATTGACACCGTGGTCTGTTTTGCATTGATGGTACAGGGGACACGCGTTGCTCCTTGATTGTGTGTAATGTGTTCATTCAGAAGTCAACTTAGCCTATCTCAAACAACCCAATATTTAGACTCAACGTTTGGCATCCTAACTTTTCGTCGACTCTGTATCGTATTCTTATCTATTTTGATCTCAAAGGAAAGCATAAAAGTTCTGAATTTCGGTGTTAACATGCCTCATGAGGATATGTCAGACTATACTCAAGATAACGTTGTACATCATTTGACAAAGTGTTTGTATAGTACATTTTTTGCCTGATGACACAGTTCAATACAGTCGACTTCCCGTAATTACAAGAGTCTGTTGCGCGTATGCAGTCAGCACGATTGCCAATTACGGTCTCATGTCTTGTCCATCTAGCCAAGGTACCATCCGAGTacgtagtagttcgctcctatgttcgtttatgagaagcaactgtatatagtgtataggaAATGTACATGTCAGAGCGGGAAGCGGCTAatgccggagcgaactacttaccggatggtacccaggctattatTATCCATCGAGATGGCGGTCGCCATCAGAGTTGAAAcgtgtgcgtgcgtgagtgcgtgcgtgtgtgcgcgtgtgtgtttgtgcgtgtgtgtgtaataAACTGAAATTCTGTCTGTGCATTGGACACAGGCAGACAGGGCTTCATTTACATTTATGACATATATCGCATCTTCGACACTAGACTTCTGGTGCGGAAGGCACCTTCCGGactggacaccgagtgctgagagaggaacccgtgacttcggtatagtttggtcgaaaaataaattggctttattttcagtgaaaactatgTGGTTGttaaggaaaattcctcttttaaccatagccaaaaatggcaagatattattttcggtcccattggtaatgcattacagggcaggttaCAACAGAgtctttaccctgttttcttcgaaaggactcaccttattgactacaacATTTgggtataagtggacgtccctaggaacatttaaaatgtgggcagcttttttacaccaggtcaaatagaaagcttagacagcatcgaacaatggtaacgtttgttacagtcaattctgtacaacattttgttaagcaaggtgggatacaaatgacagtcaacagctctttcttgtttctttagaaagccagaaaaactgtacatcGTCGCAAAAAacgtcatttctagtcttaaaGGGACTTAAAATGATCTGAACTTGAAACTCTCCATTCatattgacatttgcaacttatttctaacttatctgcgtcattttatcacatttcatgGCTGCAATTTACAAAAGCCTCTCCTATACTGCATTTCCTCAGGTAGCACAGCTAGCAGGTAGCATACGCCCAACTCTCAACTTGAATGTTATTCCACAGTCGGATGCAGTAAATTAGGAATGTGCAATGGGTCTTGTCCTTGAAATGACTGTCTATTTAGAAACGTTCTAAATTTCAGCCAGACTGTTCGTGTCAACTTTTAAGTGTTACAGCTAGCTATGAGGTACAAAAGAGAAAGACAGCAGTTTGAACACACCCAAACGCACAACACCCAGATACCCCGACATTGATGAGGTAATCAGGTTTGAGATTCGCGCGCCTCGGGAAGGTCACGCCAGGTCATTGCGCCGTGCGCCCGAGTGAATCGTCGGGATCTGCTGATTTGTCAGGAAGGAAAAGTTGGAAATCTGGTCAGCGCTGGGAGTTGCAGGTACTGTATCTTTACTGCTGTATCCTTTAAATATTGCTGCTACTCGGGAGAAATATTCAAACGCGGGAAAATGAACGTTTGCAAACCGGCTGGCACGAACCTCTTTGTCAGACAATGgactgggtggggaggggggcttagaAATATTTTATCTGACTTGGACTTTTGCTGACTCCTTGCCTGTTTGGAACAGGAACTAAGCTAGTCTTTTACCTTTGGGTTCGTGTTTTTGTCGCGAAACCAGTACCAGGCATCGCTTGGCACTAGCAAATATTAGTTTGTGGCTCAATATTCAGTCCACGTGAAAACTTCGAAGAGATTAAAAAATTTCCAAGGCAAATCATGGTAGCCATCGGCCATCCACTGCCAGGTTGAGCTACACTTCGTACGTGTTTGATCAGGCACATGTGTCGGTTGAGGACATTTCCTACAGTTGTCTAAAAATCAGATGAGTCGGACATCGTGAAGATTTGGACAGATTTTTTCCACGGTAAGCAACATTTCCAGCTAACATCAGATTCAGAATGCTACAGTATGATTTAGTGGATGGTACATGTGGACTGAACCAACCAAAGCCACTCCTGCAGGTCGTGCTAAATAAACATGTAGCACATTAACAGGCTTCAAGCCACAGGTCTTTACctaatgcatacatgtacatgttatgagATAGCTACAAGTAAGTGATGTGTTTAATCAAATTCAAAGCGTAAAACTGCCAAGAAGATTGTGGATGAGGCACATGTATAGATAGAGTTTTTAATGCTAAAATAACACTtcagataacgttacatcatttgAATAATTTGCAGTTGGAAATAAACTAAAACCAGGTGATTTGATGCTGTGGTTTTGAACATCttttgcttgtacatgtaagtttgagCATTAGGTTGTACTTGCTACATGTTATTATGGGTTAGTGACTTAGTGTTCCATTGCTCATTTGCTGTGCACCTCGTTTGTCTCACCTGGGCGGGATGCCCCTGAagggggctttgcccagtaaagtatagatgtagatgtagattgaCATCAATGCTGACCACAGCTAACCATAAAAGAGTTTGTATTTTATGGTAATGATATGCAGGTGTACCAGTCCAGATTACTGTGCTGTCACTGTCAGTGGAATCAGCTGGCAGTGGCTGGGAGTGGGTCAggattgttgttgttcatcaccTTGAAGTTTATTGTATTTATAGTGCCTAGTGACATATATTGCTGTTTTTGTAGCAGGATTGgttttttacagggaggggttgctagcttTTCCCTTTAATcatttaatgtgcttgaggcACCTTCTCGAACACTGGCTGGACCCCATTTTAAGTCCCTTCCGAGAGAATATTACTGGTGCAGACCCAACTAAGATGCCATTCCTATGATGAATATACATTGTAGCATCAAATGCCACTGGTGAATCCTTAATTATGAAGTAGAGCTGTTGGCAGGGCACTGACTTAGGGTCAGACATATGGTTCTATGC
The sequence above is drawn from the Branchiostoma floridae strain S238N-H82 chromosome 4, Bfl_VNyyK, whole genome shotgun sequence genome and encodes:
- the LOC118414366 gene encoding uncharacterized protein LOC118414366, giving the protein MSEGKVVGEMSLTYSLPRRRSVRARKHTDIFALNRRDLMDLLEDFPTVKREIEQRSIIMFGHLGAPRLKDKERRSSGSLSARKSSGLMPVNSSAQAINRARSPGANAKHTLDMALGM